One window of the Rosa rugosa chromosome 3, drRosRugo1.1, whole genome shotgun sequence genome contains the following:
- the LOC133740954 gene encoding mRNA-decapping enzyme subunit 2 isoform X2 has translation MSGLPRSSSAPLKNGLPPQELLDDLCSRFVLNVPKEDLQSFERILFLVEYAHWFYEDNSVEKNPSLKSFNLKEFTSLLFNSCDVLKPYVAHIDDIFKDFTSYKVKVPVTGAIILDETYERCILVKGWKGSSWSFPRGKKNKDEEDHACAIREVHEETGFDVTKLLKIDDYIEVIFGQQRVRLYIIAGVREDTAFAPLTKKEISEIAWHRLDDLQPASDDVISRGITGLKLYMVSPFLASLKSWIFKHQPPTAPRPDMPLRGISVWRAKNSSIGSSNMIMESQSTKPEPDVHPPDIGPGKSFRNFRFNTAPILQAMEAGFSA, from the exons atGTCTGGCCTTCCCCGGTCTTCAAGTGCTCCGCTAAAGAATGGCCTTCCTCCCCAGGAACTCCTTGATGATCTCTGCAG TCGGTTTGTTCTAAACGTTCCAAAAGAAGACCTACAATCATTTGAGAGGATTTTATTTCTAGTGGAGTATGCTCATTGGTTTTATGAAGACAACTCAGTGGAGAAAAATCCATCGCTGAAGTCATTTAATTTGAAGGAGTTTACTTCTTTAT TGTTTAACAGCTGTGATGTTCTTAAACCTTATGTTGCCCATATAGACGACATATTTAAGGACTTCACTTCTTACAAGGTTAAGGTTCCTGTAACTGGAGCAATCATTTTGGATGAAACCTATGAAAGG TGCATACTAGTGAAGGGATGGAAAGGATCAAGCTGGAGTTTTCCTCGTGGCAAAAAGAACAAAGACGAGGAAGACCATGCATGTGCCATCAGAGAA GTCCATGAAGAAACAGGATTTGATGTTACTAAACTTCTTAAAATAGATGATTACATTGAAGTTATATTTGGACAGCAAAGGGTGCGACTCTACATTATTGCTGGTGTAAGGGAAGATACAGCCTTTGCACCACTCACCAAAAAGGAGATCAGT GAAATTGCATGGCATCGGCTGGATGATCTTCAGCCAGCAAGTGATGATGTGATATCCCGTGGTATCACCGGCCTCAAGCTTTACATGGTGTCACCTTTTCTGGC ATCGTTGAAGTCATGGATCTTTAAACATCAGCCCCCAACTGCTCCAAGACCTGATATGCCTCTGAGAG GAATCAGTGTGTGGAGAGCAAAAAACAGCTCAATAGGGAGTAGCAACATGATAATGGAGAGCCAATCAACTAAACCTGAACCTGATGTCCATCCTCCTGACATAGGACCTGGCAAGAGCTTCAGAAACTTCAGGTTCAATACTGCTCCAATCTTACAAGCAATGGAAGCTGGTTTCTCTGCTTGA
- the LOC133740954 gene encoding mRNA-decapping enzyme subunit 2 isoform X1 — MQIQQKRNHREATMSGLPRSSSAPLKNGLPPQELLDDLCSRFVLNVPKEDLQSFERILFLVEYAHWFYEDNSVEKNPSLKSFNLKEFTSLLFNSCDVLKPYVAHIDDIFKDFTSYKVKVPVTGAIILDETYERCILVKGWKGSSWSFPRGKKNKDEEDHACAIREVHEETGFDVTKLLKIDDYIEVIFGQQRVRLYIIAGVREDTAFAPLTKKEISEIAWHRLDDLQPASDDVISRGITGLKLYMVSPFLASLKSWIFKHQPPTAPRPDMPLRGISVWRAKNSSIGSSNMIMESQSTKPEPDVHPPDIGPGKSFRNFRFNTAPILQAMEAGFSA, encoded by the exons ATGCAGATCCAACAGAAAAG aaaccaccgggaagccaccatGTCTGGCCTTCCCCGGTCTTCAAGTGCTCCGCTAAAGAATGGCCTTCCTCCCCAGGAACTCCTTGATGATCTCTGCAG TCGGTTTGTTCTAAACGTTCCAAAAGAAGACCTACAATCATTTGAGAGGATTTTATTTCTAGTGGAGTATGCTCATTGGTTTTATGAAGACAACTCAGTGGAGAAAAATCCATCGCTGAAGTCATTTAATTTGAAGGAGTTTACTTCTTTAT TGTTTAACAGCTGTGATGTTCTTAAACCTTATGTTGCCCATATAGACGACATATTTAAGGACTTCACTTCTTACAAGGTTAAGGTTCCTGTAACTGGAGCAATCATTTTGGATGAAACCTATGAAAGG TGCATACTAGTGAAGGGATGGAAAGGATCAAGCTGGAGTTTTCCTCGTGGCAAAAAGAACAAAGACGAGGAAGACCATGCATGTGCCATCAGAGAA GTCCATGAAGAAACAGGATTTGATGTTACTAAACTTCTTAAAATAGATGATTACATTGAAGTTATATTTGGACAGCAAAGGGTGCGACTCTACATTATTGCTGGTGTAAGGGAAGATACAGCCTTTGCACCACTCACCAAAAAGGAGATCAGT GAAATTGCATGGCATCGGCTGGATGATCTTCAGCCAGCAAGTGATGATGTGATATCCCGTGGTATCACCGGCCTCAAGCTTTACATGGTGTCACCTTTTCTGGC ATCGTTGAAGTCATGGATCTTTAAACATCAGCCCCCAACTGCTCCAAGACCTGATATGCCTCTGAGAG GAATCAGTGTGTGGAGAGCAAAAAACAGCTCAATAGGGAGTAGCAACATGATAATGGAGAGCCAATCAACTAAACCTGAACCTGATGTCCATCCTCCTGACATAGGACCTGGCAAGAGCTTCAGAAACTTCAGGTTCAATACTGCTCCAATCTTACAAGCAATGGAAGCTGGTTTCTCTGCTTGA